The following coding sequences are from one Arthrobacter crystallopoietes window:
- the smpB gene encoding SsrA-binding protein SmpB — MPRESGRKVVATNRKARHDYHIMDTFEAGMALMGTEVKSLREGRASLVDGFCVFYNDELYLEAVYIPEYLNGSWTNHSARRRRKLLLHREELNKISHKIRESGFTIVPLQLYFNDGRAKVEIAIARGKKDYDKRQTLREQQDKREALRAMRERNRGSA; from the coding sequence GTGCCCAGGGAAAGTGGCCGGAAGGTAGTGGCCACCAATCGCAAGGCCCGGCATGACTACCACATTATGGATACCTTTGAGGCTGGCATGGCGCTCATGGGAACCGAGGTCAAATCGCTGCGCGAGGGCAGGGCGTCCCTAGTGGACGGTTTCTGCGTTTTCTACAACGATGAGCTGTATCTGGAAGCCGTCTATATCCCGGAGTATCTCAACGGCAGTTGGACAAATCACTCCGCCCGGCGGCGCCGGAAACTCTTGCTGCACCGCGAAGAGCTGAACAAGATCTCACACAAGATCCGCGAATCCGGCTTCACGATTGTTCCGCTTCAGCTTTACTTCAACGACGGCCGGGCGAAGGTCGAAATCGCAATTGCCCGCGGCAAGAAGGACTACGACAAGCGTCAGACGTTGCGTGAACAGCAGGACAAGCGTGAAGCGCTACGTGCCATGCGTGAGCGCAACCGCGGCTCTGCCTGA
- a CDS encoding M23 family metallopeptidase: MDTLIADTSALSDKLQAQKPKIQQQLAEVEKQHQQVQADIAERQERLRREAEERRKKEEAERKAAQAAWEKEQARIKAAKAAAAAANQPVPQIVPTVEPPPAAPSESSSFGLASPVSGPVTSGYGWRATPAGTIDFGGSGGYMHTGLDYGSACGTPVRAPASGEVWTSGWGGAAGNMVVISHGVVSGSALATNYFHLTRSAVSVGQRVSQGDVIGYVGTTGNSTGCHLHFETILNGSLVNPMGLL, translated from the coding sequence GTGGACACGCTGATCGCGGATACCTCCGCCCTTTCGGATAAACTGCAGGCCCAGAAACCGAAGATCCAGCAGCAGCTGGCTGAGGTCGAGAAACAGCACCAGCAGGTGCAGGCCGATATCGCCGAACGGCAGGAAAGGCTGCGGCGCGAAGCCGAAGAACGCCGCAAGAAGGAAGAGGCCGAGCGCAAGGCGGCCCAAGCTGCCTGGGAGAAGGAACAGGCGCGGATCAAGGCCGCCAAGGCGGCTGCCGCGGCAGCCAACCAGCCGGTCCCGCAGATTGTTCCCACGGTCGAACCACCGCCCGCCGCGCCGAGTGAGTCGTCCTCGTTCGGTCTGGCCTCTCCGGTGTCCGGCCCGGTGACCTCCGGATACGGGTGGAGGGCAACCCCCGCCGGCACAATCGATTTTGGCGGTTCCGGCGGTTACATGCACACCGGACTGGACTATGGGTCAGCCTGCGGCACGCCGGTGCGCGCGCCTGCCAGTGGCGAAGTTTGGACGTCCGGGTGGGGCGGTGCCGCCGGAAACATGGTAGTGATCAGCCACGGCGTGGTGTCCGGCAGTGCCTTGGCCACGAACTACTTCCACCTGACGCGGTCCGCCGTGTCCGTTGGCCAGAGGGTCAGCCAAGGGGATGTTATCGGTTACGTTGGAACAACCGGCAACTCGACCGGATGCCATCTGCACTTTGAAACTATCCTGAACGGCTCGCTGGTCAACCCTATGGGCCTGCTGTAG